A region from the Hylaeus volcanicus isolate JK05 chromosome 6, UHH_iyHylVolc1.0_haploid, whole genome shotgun sequence genome encodes:
- the LOC128878167 gene encoding nucleolar protein 4-like: protein MKDADKLKLMLLAWNYNLQQQAQAQAQAQAQVQAQAANAALSPNNSSTTTATTVGTTVTSQSAISTANNTINNSTLTDSRNGSSDLVDMPAGTVPNLGTVAGVGSEDMASLWASYAMGLKKTPPPGSSATPSRSDRDRESSPPGGEGTGSAHDETSSSGNKEDEDDDDEDADERLDPRHHDPERLKAFNMFVRLFVDENLDRIVPISKQPKEKIQAIIDSCTRQFPEFAERARKRIRTYLKSCRRNKRGREGAPWDAARPTPAHLTSVQAEQILATACENESDNAKRMRVGLEPVSQPMPTLPAATQTDVRSSLEHFSSTPVKSLPGKREDTPPTSLTSLAPLTSLANLPSSTLSSTPLSLAPASKLLTPADNKSLMSQATIVSSSAVNGVASGGAPTAMYRPNFSQAFQRAGPTTVPPTLSAGLYPTQSFTSGLLSNGTQRPTDLSMKNTKPLLSHKLNATEMTAVRQLITGYRESAAFLLRSADELEQLLLQQP, encoded by the exons ATGAAAGACGCGGATAAGCTGAAGCTGATGCTGCTCGCGTGGAATTATAATCTTCAACAGCAAGCTCAGGCTCAGGCTCAGGCCCAGGCCCAGGTACAGGCACAGGCGGCCAACGCGGCCCTCTCGCCAAATAACTCCTCGACAACCACGGCCACCACCGTTGGCACAACTGTCACCAGTCAATCGGCTATTTCCACGGCAAACAACACCATTAACAACTCCACACTTACAG ACTCGCGAAACGGCTCCTCGGATCTGGTAGACATGCCCGCCGGAACCGTTCCTAATTTGGGCACCGTGGCCGGAGTCGGGAGCGAGGACATGGCATCCTTGTGGGCATCCTACGCCATGGGATTGAAGAAGACGCCGCCGCCTGGGTCGTCAGCGACGCCCTCGCGATCCGATCGCGATCGAGAGTCCAGTCCACCGGGCGGCGAAGGGACGGGGAGCGCTCACGACGAGACCAGCAGCAGCGGCAATAAAgaggacgaggacgacgacgacgaggatgCCGACGAGAGGCTGGATCCCAGACATCATGACCCGGAGCGTCTGAAGGCTTTCAAC ATGTTCGTCAGGCTGTTCGTCGACGAGAACTTGGATCGCATAGTGCCCATCTCCAAGCAGCCCAAGGAGAAGATACAGGCGATCATCGACAGCTGCACCAGGCAGTTCCCGGAGTTCGCCGAGAGAGCCAGGAAGAGGATCAGAACGTACCTGAAGAGCTGTCGGAGGAACAAACGGGGCAGGGAGGGCGCGCCTTGGGACGCG GCGAGGCCCACTCCGGCACACTTGACCTCCGTGCAGGCTGAGCAAATTTTGGCAACAGCCTGCGAAAATGAGAGCGACAACGCGAAACGCATGAGAGTCGGTCTGGAGCCTGTCTCACAGCCTATGCCAACTCTTCCGGCCGCAACG CAAACGGACGTCCGGTCAAGTTTGGAGCATTTCTCGAGTACACCGGTGAAATCACTTCCGGGCAAAAGGGAGGATACACCACCAACATCGCTAACGTCCCTGGCGCCGTTAACCAGTTTGGCGAACTTGCCGAGCAGCACCCTCTCTTCTACACCCCTGTCTCTCGCACCAGCGTCGAAACTGCTCACGCCAGCGGACAACAAGAGTCTCATGAG CCAGGCGACGATAGTCAGCTCGTCGGCCGTTAATGGTGTTGCCAGCGGCGGTGCACCCACGGCGATGTACAGACCCAACTTCAGCCAGGCGTTCCAGCGTGCAGGACCAACGACAGTGCCGCCAACCCTGTCCGCGGGACTCTACCCAACGCAGAGCTTCACATCGGGCCTTCTGAGCAACGGTACACAAA GACCGACGGACTTGAGCATGAAGAACACGAAGCCCCTTTTAAGCCACAAGTTAAACGCGACAGAAATGACCGCCGTCAGACAACTGATCACCGGATATCGAGAGTCTGCCGCGTTTCTCTTGAGGTCCGCCGACGAACTCGAGCAATTGCTGCTCCAGCAACCATAG